A genome region from Mugil cephalus isolate CIBA_MC_2020 chromosome 13, CIBA_Mcephalus_1.1, whole genome shotgun sequence includes the following:
- the gpr137ba gene encoding G protein-coupled receptor 137Ba, producing MEAVVVVEEDQEPSLTDDTIPLPTLSPAVPPYVTLGLTVVYTVFYSLLFIFVYVQLWLVLRYRHKRFSYQTAFLFLCLLWSALRTVLFSFYFKNFVTANTLGPFPFWLLYCFPVCLQFFTLSLMNLYFAQVVFKAKSKYAPELLRYRLPLYLLFLFISLVFLVVNLVCALLVRMSFAEAHTIVLVRVAINDTLFVLCAVSLSLCLYKIAKMSLANIYLESKGTSVCQVTVIGAIVILLYASRACYNLVVLGLSNKSINSFDYDWYNVSDQADLQSTLGDMGYIVFGVILFVWELLPTSLVVFFFRVRQPNLDRSGSGLPGHVFSSRAYFFDNPRRYDSDDDLAWSVMPQNIQASLAADSYEWGSQSSGIGAYIGGDDSYNLPSPPEELSHY from the exons ATGGAGGCCGTGGTGGTGGTAGAGGAGGATCAGGAGCCCTCTCTCACGGACGATACCATTCCTCTGCCTACCTTGAGCCCTGCCGTTCCTCCGTACGTCACCCTGGGCCTGACGGTGGTCTACACCGTCTTCTactccctcctcttcatcttcgtCTACGTCCAGCTCTGGCTGGTGCTGCGCTACCGGCACAAGCGCTTCAGCTACCAGACCGCGTTCCTGTTTCTGTGCCTGCTGTGGTCGGCCCTGCGCACCGTGCTCTTCTCCTTCTACTTCAAGAACTTCGTCACGGCCAACACTCTGGGGCCCTTTCCATTCTGGCTGCTGTACTGCTTTCCCGTGTGCCTGCAGTTCTTCACACTAAGCCTCATGAACCTTTACTTTGCACAG gtGGTTTTCAAGGCAAAGTCGAAATATGCACCAGAACTCCTGAGGTACAG GCTGCCGCTGtacctcctcttcctgttcatCAGCCTGGTGTTTTTAGTTGTGAATTTGGTATGTGCCCTGCTGGTGAGGATGTCCTTCGCAGAAGCCCACACCATCGTGCTGGTGAGGGTGGCGATCAACGACACCCTGTTCGTCCTGTGCGCCGTCTCGCTTTCGCTGTGTCTGTACAAGATCGCCAAGATGTCCCTGGCCAACATTTACCTGGAGTCCAAG GGGACGTCTGTGTGCCAGGTGACAGTCATAGGGGCCATCGTCATCCTCCTGTACGCATCCAGGGCCTGCTACAATCTGGTCGTCCTGGGACTCTCGAACAAGAGTATTAACTCCTTTGACTACGACTGGTACAACGTTTCGGACCAG gcAGATTTACAGTCGACTCTGGGCGACATGGGCTACATCGTGTTCGGGGTGATTTTATTCGTGTGGGAGCTGCTCCCCACCTCTTTAGTAGTTTTCTTCTTCAGGGTGCGACAGCCTAACCTAGACAGG AGCGGCTCTGGGCTTCCTGGTCACGTCTTCTCCTCTAGGGCTTATTTCTTTGACAACCCACGACGCTACGACAGTGACGATGATCTCGCGTGGAGCGTCATGCCACAGAACATCCAAGCCAg
- the nid1a gene encoding nidogen-1 codes for MGWQEQGWLLCASFLGFVASVQSITRDELFPFGPHARDQLLEPGNDQTHRLDLDQSVLFYDGTLDSIFINTNGFVATTEPSSESTYLGSMPPEFGMIAALAGDLDTSDGVGKVFFRQDSSPGILQQAAYHINTAFPDDDEVVPTHAVVITWVDVANHEPQSSSNKKRNTFQLVIASFGTASYAIVLYPRDGIQFSSTPAEDGNTVLHAGFSKGDVQGFLYTSQGPYHRTTNDDEESVRALAEKTNSGTRGVWVYEIGTSPYFTNVAEGEVTELPTEATPQERYEEPADERRPEYSGQQVEYPPYVPDGEQIEVHSVQYQPLQPQNPEVVVVDDTDIDVDVFSYNLGSCANNRNKCSQFADCKDYPGGYCCHCRPGFYGNGKQCVAEGKPQRTNGKIHGRVFVGNSRTPVEFSSNDLHSYVVVNDGRSYVAISDIPDSVGPSLQPLAAIGGVIGWLFALEQPGFKNGFSIIGGELTRQAEVTFLPGNEKLTIKQDLKGIDEHDHLALSTTLEGQVPEVPPGSTVKISPYSEIYQYSNNLITSSSTREYSVTLPDGSTETRKYQWRQTISFQSCQHGDALRDMKSTEMLSVDQVMVLYEARHQLIRFAMTNKVGDINGGQPEENPCYTGRHGCDTNAVCRPGQGKEFTCQCATGFNGDGRSCYDIDECRENPQLCGPHAICNNQPGTFRCECEDGYQFGSDGQTCVAVNRPVDPCEEGTHDCDIPERAQCSYTGGSSYICSCLSGYLGDGRVCQDVDECQTSRCHQDAVCINTQGSFTCQCRPGYHGDGIYCSSERPKTLCQTHRERVLGGVPRGPRPPIGLYVPSCDENGEYEPMQCHGSTGQCWCVDRNGQELPGTRSRAGLRPSCIDHNTVTPPVGPRPRPDVDSLPPGTHLLFAQSGRIEHVPLEGNDMKKDDAKAVLHLPETVIIGVAYDCKEKEVYWTDISSPSISKASINGGEPTAVIISNLVSPEGITIDYLGRKMIWTDSGMDHIEVASMDGSQRRVIINSDLVNPRSIITDSTGNLYWADWNREAPKIETSYMDGSNRRVLVKDDLGLPNALTYDSLSSMLCWADAGTHKLECMNPSRGDRSRVLEGVQYPFAMTSFGKNIYYTDWKRDAIVVVDRYASRESDEFQPQKRTKPYGIATAYSQCPSGNNYCVSDNGGCTHLCLATPNGRSCKCPDNAVGCVERE; via the exons ATGGGTTGGCAGGAGCAAGGATGGCTCTTATGCGCGAGTTTTCTCGGCTTTGTGGCATCGGTTCAGAGCATAACGCGCGACGAACTTTTTCCTTTCGGTCCACACGCAAGAGACCAGTTACTGGAACCAGGGAATGACCAAACGCACCGACTTGATCTGGACCAATCAGTGCTTTTTTATGACGGCACTTTGGACAGCATCTTT ATCAACACCAATGGTTTTGTGGCCACAACAGAGCCGTCGAGCGAGTCGACGTATCTTGGCAGCATGCCCCCAGAGTTTGGCATGATCGCAGCTCTGGCAGGAGACCTGGACACGAGTGATGGTGTGGGTAAAGTCTTCTTCCGTCAAGACTCCAGTCCCGGGATTCTGCAACAGGCAGCTTATCACATCAACACAGCCTTCCCTGATGACGATGAAGTCGTTCCCACCCATGCTGTGGTGATCACCTGGGTTGATGTCGCCAACCACGAACctcaaagcagcagcaacaagaaG AGAAACACCTTCCAGCTGGTCATTGCTTCCTTTGGGACCGCCTCGTATGCTATTGTCCTCTATCCAAGAGACGGGATACAGTTTTCCTCCACACCAGCTGAAGATGGTAATACAGTCTTGCACGCTGGCTTCAGTAAAGGTGACGTCCAGGGTTTCCTGTATACCAGTCAGGGACCATATCATCGCACCACCAATGATGATGAGGAATCCGTGAGGGCTTTAGCAGA GAAAACCAACTCTGGCACGCGAGGTGTGTGGGTGTACGAGATTGGAACCTCTCCCTACTTTACCAATGTGGCTGAAGGTGAGGTCACGGAGCTTCCCACCGAGGCCACACCACAGGAGCGCTACGAGGAGCCCGCTGATGAAAGGAGGCCTGAGTATTCTGGCCAACAAGTGGAGTACCCTCCTTATGTGCCAGATGGGGAACAGATTGAAGTCCATTCGGTTCAGTACCAGCCGCTTCAGCCCCAGAACCCagaagtggtggtggttgaCGACACAGATATCGATGTAGATG tgttttcatacAACCTCGGCTCGTGTGCAAACAATAGAAATAAGTGCTCCCAGTTTGCTGACTGCAAGGACTACCCCGGTGGATACTGCTGCCATTGCAGGCCTGGCTTCTATGGAAATGGGAAACAGTGTGTGGCAGAAG GGAAGCCACAGAGGACAAATGGTAAGATCCACGGGAGAGTGTTTGTGGGAAACTCTCGTACTCCAGTGGAGTTCAGCAGCAATGACCTCCACTCGTACGTTGTGGTAAATGATGGCCGATCCTACGTCGCCATCAGTGACATCCCTGATTCTGTCGGGCCCTCGCTGCAGCCCCTGGCGGCTATCGGCGGTGTCATCGGGTGGTTGTTCGCTCTGGAGCAGCCCGGCTTCAAGAACGGCTTCAGCATTATTg GGGGGGAGCTCACACGGCAGGCTGAGGTGACCTTTCTGCCTGGGAATGAGAAACTGACCATCAAGCAAGACCTCAAAGGCATTGACGAGCATGACCACCTCGCGTTAAGCACCACCCTGGAAGGCCAGGTCCCTGAGGTGCCCCCTGGCTCCACCGTCAAGATCAGTCCTTACTCTGAGATCTACCAATACAGCAACAACT TGATCACCTCATCCTCTACTCGGGAATACTCGGTGACCTTGCCTGACGGATCCACTGAAACTAGGAAGTATCAGTGGCGTCAGACCATCTCCTTCCAGAGCTGCCAGCATGGCGATGCTTTGAGGGACATGAAGTCTACCGAGATGCTGAGCGTGGACCAAGTTATGGTCTTGTATGAAGCCAGACATCAACTCATCCGCTTCGCCATGACCAACAAGGTCGGAGACATAAACG GAGGACAGCCAGAGGAGAACCCATGTTACACCGGAAGACACGGCTGTGACACCAACGCTGTTTGCAGACCGGGACAAGGAAAGGAGTTCACCTGCCAGTGCGCTACTGGTTTCAATGGTGATGGTCGCTCATGTTACG ACATCGATGAGTGCAGAGAGAATCCTCAACTCTGCGGCCCCCACGCTATCTGCAACAATCAGCCCGGGACTTTCCGCTGCGAATGTGAAGATGGGTACCAATTCGGCAGTGATGGGCAGACGTGTGTTG cGGTTAACCGCCCCGTGGACCCGTGTGAGGAAGGCACCCATGACTGTGACATCCCTGAGCGCGCTCAGTGCAGCTACACCGGAGGCTCGTCCTACATCTGCTCCTGCCTATCGGGGTACCTAGGGGATGGTAGAGTCTGCCAAG ACGTGGACGAGTGCCAGACAAGCAGGTGTCATCAGGATGCTGTGTGTATTAACACCCAGGGATCGTTTACCTGCCAGTGCAGGCCCGGTTACCATGGCGACGGCATCTACTGTTCTTCAG AGAGGCCAAAAACACTGTGTCAGACCCACAGGGAAAGGGTCCTGGGTGGTGTTCCACGGGGCCCCCGGCCTCCTATTGGCCTATACGTCCCTTCGTGCGATGAGAATGGGGAATATGAACCGATGCAGTGCCATGGCAGCACAGGGCAATGCTGGTGTGTGGACCGAAATGGACAGGAGCTCCCTGGGACTCGCTCTAGAGCTGGCTTAAGACCCAGTT GCATTGACCACAATACTGTGACGCCACCTGTTGGACCCCGACCTCGACCCGACGTGGACTCTCTGCCCCCTGGAACACATCTGTTGTTTGCCCAGAGCGGCCGGATAGAGCACGTCCCACTGGAGGGCAATGATATGAAGAAGGACGATGCCAAGGCTGTCCTCCATCTCCCT GAGACTGTAATTATTGGCGTGGCCTATGACTGCAAGGAGAAAGAGGTGTACTGGACAGATATCAGTTCTCCCTCGATCAGCAAGGCCAGCATCAATGGAGGAGAACCCACTGCTGTCATTATATCAA ATTTGGTCAGCCCAGAGGGTATCACCATCGACTACTTGGGGCGCAAGATGATCTGGACTGACTCTGGGATGGATCACATCGAGGTGGCGTCTATGGACGGGTCTCAACGACGTGTCATCATAAACTCTGACCTTGTCAACCCCCGTTCTATTATCACAGACTCTACGgg TAACCTCTACTGGGCTGACTGGAACCGCGAGGCCCCCAAGATTGAGACATCATACATGGATGGATCCAACAGACGGGTGCTGGTTAAAGATGATCTGGGCCTACCAAATGCCCTGACTTATGACTCCCTAAGCTCCATGCTCTGTTGGGCAGACGCAG GCACACATAAACTGGAGTGCATGAATCCTAGCCGGGGTGACCGCAGTAGGGTGTTGGAGGGGGTTCAGTATCCATTTGCAATGACATCATTCGGGAAGAACATCTACTACACAGACTGGAAAAG GGATGCCATCGTTGTAGTGGACCGCTACGCTAGCAGGGAGTCTGACGAGTTCCAGCCACAGAAACGGACCAAGCCATATGGGATCGCCACAGCATATTCTCAGTGTCCTTCAG GAAACAACTACTGTGTTTCCGACAACGGAGGCTGCACTCACTTATGTTTAGCAACACCGAATGGCCGCTCCTGCAAGTGTCCCGACAACGCAGTGGGTTGTGTGGAGAGAGAATAA